Proteins from one Listeria innocua genomic window:
- the fsa gene encoding fructose-6-phosphate aldolase: MKFFLDTASVSEIKRISELGLVDGVTTNPTIIAKEGRPFEEVIKEICSIVDGPVSAEVIGLEADKMVEEARILAKWAPNVVVKIPMTEEGLKAVHTLTAEGIKTNVTLIFTVSQGLMAAKAGATYISPFLGRLDDIGTDGMILIKNLKKVLDNYGLKAEIISASIRHIGHLEEAAEAGAHIATIPGSLFPKLWSHPLTDKGIEGFLKDWEAFSQKEGN; this comes from the coding sequence ATGAAATTTTTCTTGGACACAGCAAGCGTATCGGAAATAAAACGAATTAGCGAACTAGGTTTAGTGGACGGTGTGACAACCAACCCAACCATCATCGCTAAAGAAGGTCGACCATTTGAAGAAGTAATTAAAGAAATTTGTTCTATCGTAGACGGCCCAGTTAGCGCAGAAGTTATCGGCCTCGAAGCAGACAAAATGGTAGAAGAAGCTCGAATTCTAGCAAAATGGGCGCCAAATGTAGTAGTAAAAATTCCTATGACGGAAGAAGGTTTAAAAGCAGTCCATACCCTCACAGCTGAAGGCATTAAAACAAATGTTACGCTTATTTTCACTGTTTCCCAAGGATTAATGGCTGCAAAAGCTGGCGCGACTTATATTAGCCCGTTCTTAGGAAGACTAGATGATATTGGTACAGACGGAATGATTTTAATTAAAAACTTGAAAAAAGTGCTTGATAATTATGGTCTAAAAGCAGAAATCATTTCCGCAAGCATCCGCCATATCGGGCATTTAGAAGAAGCTGCTGAAGCCGGAGCACATATCGCGACTATCCCAGGAAGCCTTTTCCCGAAACTTTGGTCTCATCCTTTGACTGATAAAGGTATTGAAGGATTTTTAAAAGATTGGGAAGCGTTTAGTCAGAAAGAAGGCAATTAA
- a CDS encoding SDR family oxidoreductase: MTFKGFDKDFNITDKVAVVTGAASGIGKAMAELFSEKGAYVVLLDIKEDVKDVAAKINPSRTLALQVDITKKENIEKVVAEIKKVYPKIDILANSAGVALLEKAEDLPEEYWDKTMELNLKGSFLMAQIIGREMIATGGGKIVNMASQASVIALDKHVAYCASKAAIVSMTQVLAMEWAPYNINVNAISPTVILTELGKKAWAGQVGEDMKKLIPAGRFGYPEEVAACALFLVSDAASLITGENLIIDGGYTIK, from the coding sequence ATGACTTTTAAAGGTTTTGATAAAGATTTTAACATTACAGACAAAGTAGCCGTGGTAACTGGGGCAGCAAGCGGGATTGGTAAAGCAATGGCAGAGCTTTTTTCCGAAAAAGGAGCTTATGTTGTCTTGCTTGATATTAAAGAAGATGTAAAAGATGTCGCAGCAAAAATCAACCCATCAAGAACGCTCGCACTTCAAGTCGATATTACTAAGAAAGAAAACATCGAAAAAGTCGTTGCCGAAATCAAAAAAGTCTATCCAAAAATCGATATTTTGGCCAATTCAGCTGGTGTCGCACTTCTCGAAAAAGCAGAAGACTTACCAGAAGAATACTGGGATAAAACAATGGAACTGAACTTAAAAGGTTCGTTCCTAATGGCGCAAATTATCGGTCGCGAAATGATTGCAACTGGCGGCGGTAAAATCGTTAATATGGCCTCTCAAGCTTCTGTCATCGCACTTGATAAACACGTTGCCTACTGTGCTAGTAAAGCTGCGATTGTTTCAATGACTCAAGTGCTAGCAATGGAATGGGCGCCTTACAACATTAATGTTAATGCGATTTCCCCAACCGTTATCTTGACGGAACTAGGCAAAAAAGCTTGGGCAGGTCAAGTCGGCGAAGACATGAAAAAATTAATTCCAGCCGGTAGATTTGGTTATCCAGAAGAAGTTGCCGCATGTGCCCTCTTTTTAGTAAGTGACGCAGCGAGCCTTATTACTGGTGAAAATCTTATTATCGACGGCGGTTATACGATTAAATAA
- the rpiB gene encoding ribose 5-phosphate isomerase B → MKIAIGCDEMGFELKQTLITRLKEKNIDFTDFGSFENEKVLYPSIAEKVALEVKNNDYDRGILICGTGIGMAITANKIHGIRAAQIHDSYSAERARKSNDAHIMTMGALVIGPSLAVSLLDTWLDSHFSGGRSQAKVDLMEEIDQKNR, encoded by the coding sequence ATGAAAATCGCAATTGGTTGTGACGAAATGGGTTTCGAACTAAAACAAACCCTCATCACACGTTTAAAGGAGAAAAATATTGATTTTACTGATTTCGGCAGTTTTGAAAATGAAAAAGTACTTTATCCAAGTATCGCCGAAAAAGTAGCACTAGAAGTAAAAAACAACGATTATGACCGGGGGATCCTCATTTGCGGTACAGGTATTGGAATGGCCATTACAGCAAACAAAATTCACGGCATTCGCGCAGCACAAATTCATGATTCATATTCAGCAGAACGTGCAAGAAAAAGTAACGATGCACATATTATGACCATGGGCGCTCTTGTAATCGGGCCATCCCTTGCCGTTTCGCTGCTTGACACATGGCTGGATAGCCACTTTTCAGGTGGACGTTCCCAAGCAAAAGTAGATTTAATGGAAGAAATCGACCAAAAAAATAGATAA